GCAGCCGTAACTGGTTTTCCAAGAGCCCCTTTTAAATAATCCAAGTTGTTCCGGGTTGCTTCTGCTGCGCTATCCTTCAACTTCTCTACAAAGTGTTTAGGTGGTTTCTCTTTCTTGCTTTTTTCTGTTATTTCCATTGTCTGTTTAAGCATACCCTGTAGTGTCTTAATCTCAAGATTATCTTTTAGGGCAACCATAATGTCGATAAATTTATCAAGTCCTTTTTCACACCAGCTGCGCCCATTTTTAAGGCGTCTGGCGAACACGCTCATCGTTCCTTCTGCACTTCCCATGGGGCGCGAAAGCCTGTGGTTTCTATACCTTTGTCTCTCAGCTTCTCACGGTAATCTCCAAGTGCTTCCGGATATTGAGAAAGCTGGGCTATTAACTCTTCCAACCGTTCTTCCCTCTTTTCATTTTCAAGCGTACCAACTGCACTATTCAACTCACCACCATAAAGCCTTCCCAGTCATAGTTTGCCAGTTTTTTTCGAATGGCTCGATACCTTGGATGTTTCCTAAATAACCGTTGTACATCACGGGCAACATGAAAGCGGTCAATGACAAAGGTGGCATTGCTTCGGAAATAGTCGCGGCAGGATGTGATCCACTTTGCCCCGTCCCCGTTAATAACGAGATGATGTTTGGTCGGATCATACTCGTATGTAGCCATTAAATATTGCTCAAACTCTTCCCAGAACGGCAGCTTTCCTTCATGAATAAAATGTCTTTTTTCTATCAGTTTTGCCCGCTTGCCATTCATCTCCCAGCCTTTTTTATTTTTCTCTTGACTTTTCGTATAAAGCCCGTCCACTTCCACGAACACGACATCCTGCTCAAGCGGGACACCGTATTCAACAACTGCTGGCGTATGCCTTCATGACTGATCACAGGGTAGCCTAAAAGCTTTTCCATTGCTCGACTGGCCTGACGGTAAGAAACACCTGTAACAGCCAATTCAATCGCAAAATCCTGCACCACCGGACTTCATCCCCTTGGTGCCGTCAAAAGCTAAATATTGATCCAATAAAAATACATAGTTTCCCGTTTCTCTATCTTGATAATAATTCCTTTTCAACTCGACCTGCCCGAAGACAGATTCAAATTTTAACGTTCTCTTATCCTTTAAATAAAACCTTTTCTTTTCCCTCGTTGTTGCAATGGTTTCATCTAATTCCTGAAGCGTTTGTGACATCACCTGGGAAAAACTTTCCTGTAATGCACGGTAAGTAATTTGTTCTAACTCTTTCATTGTGATTGTAGATATGGTATCTTTCAATGGAGGACCTCTTTCTATAGTTGATGTTGTCGTAGACTTAACTATACAAAAGAAGGTCCTTTTTTTCATCTAAAACGACAGTAGAACTACCGCGCTTCGCTTGCTGGCCCCGTCATAGGTGTTGAAGTCGGAAGACTTCAACACCTATGACGGGGTGTATGTTCTCCCATAAACATTTTACTCTAACTTATACGATATGGAACCTACCCAAAAATATGAAGCAATTATTGCTGCCATAAATTTAGATAAAATTTACCATGCAGTAACTAAGAAGTCACGACTTGGCGCACCGGAAGAACTGAACTATGCAGCCATGATTATTTCCTTTGCGGTAAGATATGTGGAACGGATCCCGACAATAAAGGATCTTATTAAACGTCTCAATGAGGATATTGCCTTTAAATGGAGAAGTAGACAAATGTTTAAAACTCTTGCATTCCTCGTATATCTATGGTTGTAGCTCTATTGAAGCTTGCTTTTATGAAGCTAAAATGTTATCTCTTGTATAATTACAAACTTCTATTTGAGCACGAAGAAGAATAACCTGAAACTTTTGCCATTGTTTTTACGTATAGCTTATATCAAAGAGGGGGAAAAGTATGTTACAACTGACAGATGTTACGAAGCAATTTGGCGCACATACTGCTGTCAAACAGCTATCTTTAGAAATCCCAGAAAAGGAAATGTTTGGTTTTCTGGGCGGGAATGGCGCTGGAAAGACGACGACGTTTCGGATGATTTTAGGATTATTAGATAAAACATCCGGTGATATTTCATGGCATGGTGAGCCGGTTGATTATGGAAAGAGTCACTTAATTGGTTATCTTCCTGAAGAAAGAGGGCTTTATCCGAAGTTAACAGTAAAGGATCAGCTTACCTATTTAGCAAGACTTAGAGGGATGGTAAAGAGTGAAGCTATCAGTGAGTTGAAAGCATGGCTTGATCGATTTCAAGTTCCGGAATATTTGAACAAGAAAGTAGAAGAATTATCCAAAGGCAATCAGCAAAAGATTCAATTTATTTCTGCGGTAATACATAAACCAAAACTATTAATCTTAGACGAACCATTTTCTGGGCTGGATCCTGTTAACGTGGAAATGTTGAAAGAAGCAGTCGTAGATTTAAAAGAAAAAGGAACATCGATCGTATTTTCTTCTCACCGAATGGAGCACGTCGAAGAGCTTTGTGAGCACTTATGCATATTACATAAAGGCAAGCAAGTTGTTCAAGGGTCTTTACGTGAGATAAAACGTTCATTCGGCAAGAAAAATTTAAGTGTTTATGCTGACTTTCCAGTTGATTTTCTTCGTGATTTTCCTGGTGTTACGAAATATAAAGCGGTGATGGAAGGCTGTCAGCTGCAAATTGAAAATGAGCTCGTTTCTCAGGAAATTTTTACAGCGCTGCAAGGAAAAGGCTTTGTACGGAAGTTTGACTTGGAAGAGCCGTCTCTTAATGATATTTTTATCGCGAAAGTAGGTGCTTCCTATGAATAAGTTTTGGATTATATTAGGTCATACGTACACGACAAGGATTAAATCAAAAACATTTATTATTACCACATTAATTACATTAATTCTAATATTTGCTTTAACCAATATTAAAACGATTATCGATGTTTTTTCTGATGGGGAAGCAGATCAAATTGCTGTTATTGACGAGACCAATGAATTATATAAACCTCTAACGGAAAACATGAAGCAAACAAGTGAAGAGATAGAGCTCACGCTTTATGACGGAACTGAAGAAGAAGCGAAACAAGCTGTAGAGGAAGAAGATTATACAGCACTTATTGTATTAACTATGAATGAAAATAAGCTGCCTAAAGCAACTTACTACGCCAATAGCATTTCTCAATCTAGTTTGCAAACGACATTGGAGCAACAGTTGCAACAATTAAAGGCCATGTACGCAACGGAGCAGGCAGGTGTTGATCCTGTTGCATTAGCGATGATTAATGAACCAGTGACGTTTGATACTGTCGCTTTGGATAAGTCAGCTAAAACCGAAGAAGAGCTCAACCAAGCTCGAGGAATTGTATATATCATGTTGTTTTTGTTATACATTACAGTCATTATGTATGGCAATATGATCGCCACAGATGTAGCGACGGAAAAATCATCGCGAGTGATGGAAATCCTTATTTCCAGTGCGCCGCCAGTGACGCATATGTTTGCTAAGATTTTCGGTGTAGCGCTAGTAGGATTAACGCAAATAGCACTGTTTTTAGGGTCTGGGTATGCCCTTATTTCTGCAAAGGATGAAGCAACACAAGAACTATTTGCTCAATTTGGGATTGGTTCTGCTTCCATGTCGATTTATATTTATGCCATTGTTTTCTTTATCTTAGGCTACCTGCTCTACGCAACCCTTGCAGCGATGTTAGGCTCATTGGTAAGTCGAATTGAAGATGCTCAGCAATTGACCATGCCGATGATATTTTTAATTATGATTGCATTTATTATTGCTATGAGTGGCCTTGCTACACCAGAGGCTGGATTTATTAAAGTAACGTCATTTATTCCATTCTTTACACCAATGATTATGTTCTTACGGGTTGGTATGCTGGATGTTCCTATTTGGGAGGTAGCATTATCCATCGGTCTGTTAATTGGTACTATCATTATTCTAGCTCTTCTTGGAGCAAAAGTGTATCGTGGCGGTGTCCTAATGTATGGACGTTCCAGCTCGCTAAAGGATTTCAAAAAAGCACTTGCGCTTTCGAAAAAGGAAAAATAAATAAATAGTAAAAGCTCTGTTTCTAGGCAGAGCTTTTTTCATTGTATAGGAAACTTGCTGGTGGATAACGAAATAACCGAATCGTCACGTCCGGCGCATGAGCCCAGCAACGATGCGACTTTAGAAATGCGCCCTACGATAAGTCATCATCGGTTCGTCGCTAAGGGGAAGGCCGACTAAAAACGGGCTTGCCGCTCAGGCGTGGCATACCCCTGTTTTTAGTGGCATGATTCCGATTCCTAAATCTTTAGTTGATTCGTTCCATTCGCTACGTTGCTAAACGGGCGCCCCGCGCCTTTGTTCTTATCCCGCAGGTAAGTTGCTTTAAGATTCTACATAAAGAGTTGGGGATCATTTAAAATAGGGAGATCAAGTACCTAACTGTCCGATTCGTTTAACGAAACACTGATTAGGAACTGGGGGAAACTCCCTAATGAAAGATTTCACTTTAAAGTTAACATGTTTAATTAAGCTGTTTTGATAAAAGTAATGCGAACGTGCATTCTTAAAGTGAATTTGCTAAAATGAGAAGAGAATCGGAGGTGGGAATGTGACAAAGGAAATCACGTTTCTTCATGCTGCAGATCTGCATTTAGACAGTCCGTTTAAAGGATTAGCTTCTGCACCTGAGGATATATTTAAAGACATACGTAAGAGTACATTTACAGCTTTAGATAACTTAGTGAAGGCTGCGATTCAGCATCACGTAGATTTTGTCTTACTCGTAGGTGACCTGTTTGATAACGAACAGCAGAGCTTACAAGCGCAAATTCGTTTAAAGCGCGCTTTTGAAACGCTTCAGCAACATGGCATTACTGTGTTTTTATCTTATGGAAACCATGATCATTTAAATGGAAATGCACATTCTGTACCATATCCGGATAATGTTATTGAATTTAAAGAGGGAGCTGTCACTTCTTATACATATGTTAAACATGACGAACCGTTAGCTGTCATTTACGGTTTCAGTTATCAAGAACGAGCGGTGCAGAATAATAAAACGAGCGAGTACCAGATTACTGATTTGTCCGTCCCATTTCATATTGGGATGTTGCACGGAAGTGTACAAAGCAATACCGATCATGATACATATGCACCTTTTAAAATAAGCGATCTTACAGGCGAGGATATGGATTATTGGGCGCTTGGGCACATTCATCGGCAACAAGTGTTAAAACAAACGCCACCTATCATTTACCCAGGGAATACACAAGGACGCCATCGCAAGGAAACTGGAGAAAAAGGCTGTTATCATGTTCGCCTTACAAAGGAAAAGGCGGAACTAGAATTTTTCCCATTACATGCTATTCAAATCAGCCATTTTTCATTAGATCTTACTTCATGCCCATCCGTATTTGAAATGGAGAGGGAGATTTTAAACTCATTGGAACAGCATAAAGCTGCAACATCTCAATTAGTCGACTTAACTTTAGCAAGTAAGGATGATCGTATCAAGGAATGGGATCGTTCCGGAGATGTAGAAGAAGTAATTGCACTAGTAAACGAAACACTCACGCAACCTAAAAACTGGGTGTACATCTTTCATCACCAGGTTCAAACCCAAATCGTAATCGACGAATCATTGTATCAAGGCCAGCATTTCATTGGAGAAATGCTTCGTGAAGCTGATAAGCTGACCGTTCAGCCGTTACTTACCGATCTCTATCAGCAAAAGCAAGCGCGAAAGTTTTTACAGCCGTTAACAATAGAGGAAGAGCACGAAATAACAGCAGCAGCTAAAGAGTTACTCGTTCACGAGCTGTTAAAGGAATGAGGGGAAAACGTGATTATTCAACGAGCCACCATTTTTGGTTTTGGGAAATGGGTGAATGAAACCTTTGATTTTTCCGAACAACAAGTAACTTATGTTTATGGGGAAAATGAATCAGGAAAATCCACGTTACATGCATTTCTCCTATTTATGTTATTTGGTTTTCCTCCTAAACAATGTGAGTTTTATCGTCCCAAGACAAGCGGGCAAATAGGAGGCAGATTGACCATTTCTCAAGGAGAAGAGACGTTCATGATTGAACGTTTGCACAACGTAAGAAATGGAGAAGCATTGATTTATACATCAGATGGGGAACAAAAAGGAGAAGCATGGCTTAAAGAACAATTAAAAGGAATGACATTAGCGACATATCAATCGGTTTTCTCTTTTTCTGCCAAAGACCTGCTGAAAATTACAGAGATGCAAGCAGATGATTTAGGGGAGGTTATTCTTGGTGTTGGCTTAACAGGAGCGAAGAATCTCTATGCAGTAGAAAAACAATTGGAACAACAGCTCGGGGTGTTATTTAAACCATCTGGAAAAAAGCCGCTCATGAATCAACGGTTAACCAAGCTGCAAGATATCCAAGCTCAAGCAAATGATTGGAAACGCTTGGAAGCTACTTATCAAGAAAAGCAAGCGCAAGTCAAGGGGTTGGAGCAAGCAATAGAGCATCTTAAAAAGAACATTCAGGAACTACATGAACAAC
This genomic interval from Virgibacillus pantothenticus contains the following:
- a CDS encoding UPF0236 family transposase-like protein; translation: MKDTISTITMKELEQITYRALQESFSQVMSQTLQELDETIATTREKKRFYLKDKRTLKFESVFGQVELKRNYYQDRETGNYVFLLDQYLAFDGTKGMKSGGAGFCD
- a CDS encoding metallophosphoesterase family protein — translated: MTKEITFLHAADLHLDSPFKGLASAPEDIFKDIRKSTFTALDNLVKAAIQHHVDFVLLVGDLFDNEQQSLQAQIRLKRAFETLQQHGITVFLSYGNHDHLNGNAHSVPYPDNVIEFKEGAVTSYTYVKHDEPLAVIYGFSYQERAVQNNKTSEYQITDLSVPFHIGMLHGSVQSNTDHDTYAPFKISDLTGEDMDYWALGHIHRQQVLKQTPPIIYPGNTQGRHRKETGEKGCYHVRLTKEKAELEFFPLHAIQISHFSLDLTSCPSVFEMEREILNSLEQHKAATSQLVDLTLASKDDRIKEWDRSGDVEEVIALVNETLTQPKNWVYIFHHQVQTQIVIDESLYQGQHFIGEMLREADKLTVQPLLTDLYQQKQARKFLQPLTIEEEHEITAAAKELLVHELLKE
- a CDS encoding UPF0236 family transposase-like protein codes for the protein MNSAVGTLENEKREERLEELIAQLSQYPEALGDYREKLRDKGIETTGFRAPWEVQKER
- a CDS encoding ABC transporter permease — encoded protein: MNKFWIILGHTYTTRIKSKTFIITTLITLILIFALTNIKTIIDVFSDGEADQIAVIDETNELYKPLTENMKQTSEEIELTLYDGTEEEAKQAVEEEDYTALIVLTMNENKLPKATYYANSISQSSLQTTLEQQLQQLKAMYATEQAGVDPVALAMINEPVTFDTVALDKSAKTEEELNQARGIVYIMLFLLYITVIMYGNMIATDVATEKSSRVMEILISSAPPVTHMFAKIFGVALVGLTQIALFLGSGYALISAKDEATQELFAQFGIGSASMSIYIYAIVFFILGYLLYATLAAMLGSLVSRIEDAQQLTMPMIFLIMIAFIIAMSGLATPEAGFIKVTSFIPFFTPMIMFLRVGMLDVPIWEVALSIGLLIGTIIILALLGAKVYRGGVLMYGRSSSLKDFKKALALSKKEK
- a CDS encoding UPF0236 family transposase-like protein, with the translated sequence MEVDGLYTKSQEKNKKGWEMNGKRAKLIEKRHFIHEGKLPFWEEFEQYLMATYEYDPTKHHLVINGDGAKWITSCRDYFRSNATFVIDRFHVARDVQRLFRKHPRYRAIRKKLANYDWEGFMVVS
- a CDS encoding UPF0236 family transposase-like protein; amino-acid sequence: MGSAEGTMSVFARRLKNGRSWCEKGLDKFIDIMVALKDNLEIKTLQGMLKQTMEITEKSKKEKPPKHFVEKLKDSAAEATRNNLDYLKGALGKPVTAALKGLRGI
- a CDS encoding UPF0236 family transposase-like protein — protein: MVQDFAIELAVTGVSYRQASRAMEKLLGYPVISHEGIRQQLLNTVSRLSRMSCSWKWTGFIRKVKRKIKKAGR
- a CDS encoding ABC transporter ATP-binding protein, which codes for MLQLTDVTKQFGAHTAVKQLSLEIPEKEMFGFLGGNGAGKTTTFRMILGLLDKTSGDISWHGEPVDYGKSHLIGYLPEERGLYPKLTVKDQLTYLARLRGMVKSEAISELKAWLDRFQVPEYLNKKVEELSKGNQQKIQFISAVIHKPKLLILDEPFSGLDPVNVEMLKEAVVDLKEKGTSIVFSSHRMEHVEELCEHLCILHKGKQVVQGSLREIKRSFGKKNLSVYADFPVDFLRDFPGVTKYKAVMEGCQLQIENELVSQEIFTALQGKGFVRKFDLEEPSLNDIFIAKVGASYE